The following coding sequences are from one Gossypium hirsutum isolate 1008001.06 chromosome A12, Gossypium_hirsutum_v2.1, whole genome shotgun sequence window:
- the LOC107921717 gene encoding putative EG45-like domain containing protein 1, translated as MEETLSPDDLLPGRVNQDGQPLRLLLGTAQGRLLMAIRTYLARAIKAMVVQMGTKLTSACFGNQDQGKMIASVGDALWGNRIVCGKIFTVTCMGPQNPVPHPCIGKSVTVNIIDHYPGCPSTIDLSQEAFTIIASLVAGVINVDYK; from the exons ATGGAAGAAACCCTATCACCAGATGATTTGCTTCCTGGACGAGTGAATCAGGATGGGCAGCCATTGCGGCTGCTGCTAGGGACTGCACAGGGAAGGCTGTTGATGGCTATTCGAACCTATTTAGCTAGAGCAATAAAGGCGATGGTTGTTCAGATGGGAACCAAGCTAA CTTCTGCATGCTTTGGAAACCAAGATCAAGGAAAAATGATTGCCTCAGTTGGTGATGCATTGTGGGGTAATAGGATAGTATGTGGGAAAATATTCACTGTGACATGCATGGGACCCCAAAATCCCGTACCACATCCATGCATAGGGAAGAGCGTTACTGTGAATATCATTGATCACTATCCGGGGTGTCCATCAACTATCGATCTCTCCCAAGAGGCCTTCACTATTATTGCCAGCCTGGTTGCTGGTGTCATTAACGTGGACTACAAGTAG
- the LOC107921725 gene encoding putative EG45-like domain containing protein 1: MNQDGQPLRLLLEIAQGRLWMVVRTYLAKAVEAVAVRMGTKLTFACFENQDQGKMIAAIGDALWHNGTVCEKMFTVKCMGPRNPVPLPCTGKSVTIKIIDYYPGCPSTIDLSQEAFTIIANLVAGIINVDYKQYAEHISFTSPLLLQ; this comes from the exons ATGAATCAGGATGGGCAACCATTGCGACTGTTGCTAGAGATTGCACAGGGAAGGTTGTGGATGGTTGTTCGAACCTATTTAGCTAAAGCAGTAGAGGCAGTGGCTGTTCGGATGGGAACCAAGCTAA CTTTTGCATGCTTCGAAAACCAAGATCAAGGAAAAATGATTGCCGCAATTGGTGATGCATTGTGGCATAATGGGACAGTGTGCGAGAAAATGTTCACTGTGAAATGCATGGGACCCCGAAACCCCGTACCACTTCCATGTACAGGTAAGAGCGTTACTATAAAGATCATTGATTACTATCCAGGATGTCCATCAACCATCGATCTCTCCCAAGAGGCCTTCACTATTATTGCCAACCTTGTTGCTGGTATCATTAACGTCGACTACAAGCAGTATGCAGAGCACATTTCCTTCACATCTCCATTGCTTCTTCAGTGA